Proteins from one Falco naumanni isolate bFalNau1 chromosome 2, bFalNau1.pat, whole genome shotgun sequence genomic window:
- the ARFIP2 gene encoding arfaptin-2 isoform X2, whose product MSDGIMSKAATMEIPISSNGDTGSLPEDDSLEQDLQQVMVSGPNLNETSIVSGGYGGTAEGIIPTSTIKGSGLHQPHPSPATGGEEVVRGIAVEKFDIVKKWGINTYKCTKQLISERFGRGSRTVDLELETQIELLRETKRKYECVLQLARALTNHFYSLVQTQHALGDAFADLSQKSPELQEEFGYNAETQKLLCKNGETLLGAVNFFVSSINTLVNKTMEDTLMTVKQYETARLEYDAYRTDLEELSMGPRDASTLCRLDAAQSQFQSHKDKYEKLRADVAIKLKFLEENKIKVMHKQLLLFHNAISAYFAGNQQQLEQTLKQFNIKLKTPGAEKPSWLEEQ is encoded by the exons ATGTCGGATGGGATCATGAGCAAGGCTGCCACCATGGAGATTCCCATCAGCAGCAATGGGGACACGGGCAGCCTGCCGGAGGATGACAGCTTGGAGCAG GACCTGCAGCAAGTGATGGTGTCGGGGCCCAACCTCAACGAAACCAGCATCGTATCTGGCGGCTACGGGGGCACAGCAGAAGGCATCATCCCCACCAGCACCATCAAAG GCTCTGGGCTGCATCagccccaccccagcccagccactgGAGGAGAGGAAGTCGTCCGTGGCATCGCCGTGGAGAAGTTTGATATCGTCAAGAAATGGGGTATCAACACATACAAG TGCACCAAGCAGCTGATCTCAGAGCGGTTTGGCCGGGGCTCCCGCACCGTGGACCTGGAGCTGGAGACGCAGATTGAGCTGCTCCGGGAGACAAAGCGCAAGTACGAGTGTGTGCTGCAGCTCGCACGGGCTCTCACCAACCACTTTTACAGCCTGGTACAGACACAGCACGCCCTGGGGGATGCCTTTGCGGACCTCAGCCAGAAGTCTCCTGAGCTGCAG gaGGAGTTTGGTTACAATGCAGAAACGCAGAAACTGCTCTGCAAGAATGGAGAAACACTACTGGGTGCTGTCAACTTCTTTGTCTCCAGCATCAATACGCTGGTGAACAAGACCATGGAGGACACGCTCATGACAGTCAAGCAGTATGAGACAGCCAG GCTGGAGTACGATGCGTACCGCACGGACCTAGAGGAGCTGAGCATGGGCCCTCGGGATGCCAGCACCCTGTGCCGGCTGGACGCGGCCCAGAGCCAGTTCCAGAGTCACAAGGACAAGTACGAAAAGCTGCGTGCTGATGTGGCCATCAAGCTCAAGTTCTTGGAGGAGAACAag aTCAAGGTGATGCACAAGCAGCTACTGCTCTTCCACAATGCCATCTCTGCCTACTTTGCTGGGAACCAGCAGCAGTTGGAGCAGACCCTCAAGCAGTTCAACATCAAGCTGAAGACCCCTGGTGCTGAGAAGCCCTCCTGGCTGGAGGAGCAGTGA
- the ARFIP2 gene encoding arfaptin-2 isoform X1: MGWKEWGGNDWYGRLPSGSQLCLLISLHTHLLPLLSPAAILPAHSSSVLPIPVPMPVTPPHLLSPLSARHLPAPPFPGCLVQPHSPRGPSVSPSASAASRMANQGGASAGSGLHQPHPSPATGGEEVVRGIAVEKFDIVKKWGINTYKCTKQLISERFGRGSRTVDLELETQIELLRETKRKYECVLQLARALTNHFYSLVQTQHALGDAFADLSQKSPELQEEFGYNAETQKLLCKNGETLLGAVNFFVSSINTLVNKTMEDTLMTVKQYETARLEYDAYRTDLEELSMGPRDASTLCRLDAAQSQFQSHKDKYEKLRADVAIKLKFLEENKIKVMHKQLLLFHNAISAYFAGNQQQLEQTLKQFNIKLKTPGAEKPSWLEEQ, encoded by the exons ATGGGATGGAAGGAGTGGGGAGGGAACGATTGGTATGGGAGGTTGCCGTCTGGCAGCCAGCTGTGCCTTCTGATTTCACTTCACACTCATCTGCTCCCATTGCTCTCCCCTGCTGCCATCCTACCCGCACACTCATCCTCTGTCCTGCCCATTCCTGTCCCCATGCCTGTCACACCACCCCATCTCCTCTCACCCCTCTCTGCTCGACACCTGCCAGCCCCTCCATTTCCAGGCTGTCTTGTCCAACCTCACTCACCCCGAGGACCATCCGTCTCCCCCAGTGCATCTGCCGCCAGCAGGATGGCCAACCAGGGTGGTGCTTCAGCAG GCTCTGGGCTGCATCagccccaccccagcccagccactgGAGGAGAGGAAGTCGTCCGTGGCATCGCCGTGGAGAAGTTTGATATCGTCAAGAAATGGGGTATCAACACATACAAG TGCACCAAGCAGCTGATCTCAGAGCGGTTTGGCCGGGGCTCCCGCACCGTGGACCTGGAGCTGGAGACGCAGATTGAGCTGCTCCGGGAGACAAAGCGCAAGTACGAGTGTGTGCTGCAGCTCGCACGGGCTCTCACCAACCACTTTTACAGCCTGGTACAGACACAGCACGCCCTGGGGGATGCCTTTGCGGACCTCAGCCAGAAGTCTCCTGAGCTGCAG gaGGAGTTTGGTTACAATGCAGAAACGCAGAAACTGCTCTGCAAGAATGGAGAAACACTACTGGGTGCTGTCAACTTCTTTGTCTCCAGCATCAATACGCTGGTGAACAAGACCATGGAGGACACGCTCATGACAGTCAAGCAGTATGAGACAGCCAG GCTGGAGTACGATGCGTACCGCACGGACCTAGAGGAGCTGAGCATGGGCCCTCGGGATGCCAGCACCCTGTGCCGGCTGGACGCGGCCCAGAGCCAGTTCCAGAGTCACAAGGACAAGTACGAAAAGCTGCGTGCTGATGTGGCCATCAAGCTCAAGTTCTTGGAGGAGAACAag aTCAAGGTGATGCACAAGCAGCTACTGCTCTTCCACAATGCCATCTCTGCCTACTTTGCTGGGAACCAGCAGCAGTTGGAGCAGACCCTCAAGCAGTTCAACATCAAGCTGAAGACCCCTGGTGCTGAGAAGCCCTCCTGGCTGGAGGAGCAGTGA
- the TIMM10B gene encoding mitochondrial import inner membrane translocase subunit Tim10 B, with translation MEPAAEHQQQLRSLRDFLLVYNRMTELCFRHCVSNLNYRLLTGREETCLDSCAGKLVHSNHRLMRAYVALMPSIMQRRVADYEASAAPASQNSAQEKQAPVTALPGAGGPNPSPGPPAAPDPGEPLQGAPGTGT, from the exons ATGGAGCCGGCGGCcgagcaccagcagcagctccgcAGC CTGCGGGACTTCCTGCTGGTCTACAACCGGATGACCGAGCTCTGCTTCCGGCACTGTGTCTCCAACCTCAACTACCGCCTGCTCACTGGGCGTGAG GAGACGTGCCTCGACAGCTGCGCTGGAAAACTGGTCCACTCCAACCACCGCCTGATGCGTGCCTACGTGGCACTGATGCCCTCCATCATGCAGCGCCGTGTCGCTGACTATGAGGCCAGTGCAGCCCCAGCATCCCAGAACTCAGCCCAGGAGAAACAAGCGCCAGTAactgccctgcctggggctgggggccccAACCCCTCTCCTggcccaccagcagctccagacCCTGGTGAGCCCTTgcagggggctccaggcacTGGCACATAG
- the ARFIP2 gene encoding arfaptin-2 isoform X3, with product MSDGIMSKAATMEIPISSNGDTGSLPEDDSLEQDLQQVMVSGPNLNETSIVSGGYGGTAEGIIPTSTIKAPPFPGCLVQPHSPRGPSVSPSASAASRMANQGGASAGSGLHQPHPSPATGGEEVVRGIAVEKFDIVKKWGINTYKCTKQLISERFGRGSRTVDLELETQIELLRETKRKYECVLQLARALTNHFYSLVQTQHALGDAFADLSQKSPELQEEFGYNAETQKLLCKNGETLLGAVNFFVSSINTLVNKTMEDTLMTVKQYETARLEYDAYRTDLEELSMGPRDASTLCRLDAAQSQFQSHKDKYEKLRADVAIKLKFLEENKIKVMHKQLLLFHNAISAYFAGNQQQLEQTLKQFNIKLKTPGAEKPSWLEEQ from the exons ATGTCGGATGGGATCATGAGCAAGGCTGCCACCATGGAGATTCCCATCAGCAGCAATGGGGACACGGGCAGCCTGCCGGAGGATGACAGCTTGGAGCAG GACCTGCAGCAAGTGATGGTGTCGGGGCCCAACCTCAACGAAACCAGCATCGTATCTGGCGGCTACGGGGGCACAGCAGAAGGCATCATCCCCACCAGCACCATCAAAG CCCCTCCATTTCCAGGCTGTCTTGTCCAACCTCACTCACCCCGAGGACCATCCGTCTCCCCCAGTGCATCTGCCGCCAGCAGGATGGCCAACCAGGGTGGTGCTTCAGCAG GCTCTGGGCTGCATCagccccaccccagcccagccactgGAGGAGAGGAAGTCGTCCGTGGCATCGCCGTGGAGAAGTTTGATATCGTCAAGAAATGGGGTATCAACACATACAAG TGCACCAAGCAGCTGATCTCAGAGCGGTTTGGCCGGGGCTCCCGCACCGTGGACCTGGAGCTGGAGACGCAGATTGAGCTGCTCCGGGAGACAAAGCGCAAGTACGAGTGTGTGCTGCAGCTCGCACGGGCTCTCACCAACCACTTTTACAGCCTGGTACAGACACAGCACGCCCTGGGGGATGCCTTTGCGGACCTCAGCCAGAAGTCTCCTGAGCTGCAG gaGGAGTTTGGTTACAATGCAGAAACGCAGAAACTGCTCTGCAAGAATGGAGAAACACTACTGGGTGCTGTCAACTTCTTTGTCTCCAGCATCAATACGCTGGTGAACAAGACCATGGAGGACACGCTCATGACAGTCAAGCAGTATGAGACAGCCAG GCTGGAGTACGATGCGTACCGCACGGACCTAGAGGAGCTGAGCATGGGCCCTCGGGATGCCAGCACCCTGTGCCGGCTGGACGCGGCCCAGAGCCAGTTCCAGAGTCACAAGGACAAGTACGAAAAGCTGCGTGCTGATGTGGCCATCAAGCTCAAGTTCTTGGAGGAGAACAag aTCAAGGTGATGCACAAGCAGCTACTGCTCTTCCACAATGCCATCTCTGCCTACTTTGCTGGGAACCAGCAGCAGTTGGAGCAGACCCTCAAGCAGTTCAACATCAAGCTGAAGACCCCTGGTGCTGAGAAGCCCTCCTGGCTGGAGGAGCAGTGA